The Corynebacterium simulans genome contains a region encoding:
- a CDS encoding VWA domain-containing protein has product MARHSNGKNTFAVAGWVLALLAALILALAVGAYFLFRGNDDASTATAAASSAVEPAEESGAAISDAAARDEQAESSAAASSAPESSESAPSSAEKQPEENKPATFAENTLVLLDTSEGLAPYFNQVTQALGNTANALGEKSGLVGLWNYSSPLSETATVGYRQNIGYGEAAPVAFALQQFGTGGVPQTRSAVTAAVANAADQAAGTEQKAKVLLVTTGTAQDMDDPTFQQALADAKSDNVSLSVVHIGPGEKDAVLDDAADSFTEVTDPADQSALEKALNQAAGV; this is encoded by the coding sequence GTGGCAAGACATTCCAACGGCAAAAACACATTCGCAGTGGCAGGCTGGGTATTGGCCCTCCTTGCAGCGTTGATCCTCGCACTCGCCGTCGGCGCCTATTTCCTTTTCCGCGGCAACGATGACGCCTCGACCGCCACTGCAGCAGCGTCTTCCGCAGTAGAGCCAGCCGAGGAATCAGGCGCAGCAATTTCTGATGCTGCCGCGCGCGATGAGCAAGCAGAAAGCAGCGCCGCCGCAAGCTCTGCGCCTGAGTCTTCAGAAAGCGCTCCTTCTTCCGCGGAGAAGCAACCAGAGGAAAATAAGCCTGCCACGTTCGCCGAAAATACCCTGGTTCTCCTCGATACCTCCGAGGGTCTGGCACCGTATTTCAACCAGGTAACGCAGGCCTTGGGCAACACCGCCAACGCGCTTGGCGAAAAGTCTGGTTTGGTAGGCCTGTGGAACTATTCTTCCCCACTGTCTGAGACCGCGACGGTGGGCTACCGCCAGAATATCGGCTATGGGGAGGCCGCCCCAGTGGCCTTTGCCCTGCAGCAGTTTGGAACCGGCGGCGTTCCGCAGACCCGCAGCGCCGTGACCGCAGCGGTGGCAAACGCAGCCGACCAAGCCGCAGGCACCGAGCAAAAGGCCAAGGTTCTGCTCGTTACCACCGGTACGGCCCAAGACATGGATGATCCAACTTTCCAGCAAGCTCTCGCCGATGCCAAGAGCGACAACGTCTCGCTTTCCGTCGTGCATATTGGCCCCGGGGAAAAAGACGCAGTGCTTGACGACGCCGCCGATTCCTTCACCGAAGTCACCGACCCTGCCGACCAGTCCGCCCTCGAGAAAGCCCTAAATCAAGCCGCAGGAGTTTAA
- a CDS encoding DEAD/DEAH box helicase, protein MTTFAELGLPQEIVCVLNKQGITEPFPIQQAAIPDALAGKDVLGRGPTGSGKTFTFGLPMLARLAQSGASKPARPRGLVLAPTRELATQIHERLNDPANALGLRVLSVVGGVNINHHIRSLARPVDLLVATPGRAQDLINQGKLSLEDVSITALDEADHMADMGFLPQVRKLLKLTPADGQRLLFSATLDGDVDKLVRQFMHSPVTHSTAPVEAAVDTMEHHLVFVGDRDARNDVVVRIAAREGKTIMFMRTKHGVDRQAKKLRRVGINAFPLHGDKGQGARTKAIEGFADGSVPVLVATDIAARGIDIANVSLVVHVDPPAEHKAYLHRAGRTARGGESGAVVTLVMDQQREEVAKLIKKAGVAAAELDLSDRPTPAGAPELAKITGARKPSGSPLPPPNQNASSQQGGKKKPVGSRKGSQGKPNQPKKGSGRNSTDRRASSNGKGYRSRNGKPGGSRRRGGGQR, encoded by the coding sequence ATGACTACTTTCGCCGAACTCGGCTTACCGCAAGAAATCGTGTGTGTCCTCAACAAACAGGGCATCACCGAACCATTTCCCATCCAGCAGGCGGCTATCCCTGACGCGCTCGCTGGCAAGGACGTGCTTGGCCGCGGCCCGACAGGCTCCGGCAAAACCTTCACCTTTGGTCTGCCGATGCTCGCGCGCCTGGCTCAATCCGGCGCCTCGAAGCCTGCCCGGCCACGCGGCTTAGTGCTCGCGCCCACCCGCGAGCTTGCCACCCAGATCCACGAGCGCCTCAACGACCCAGCTAATGCCTTGGGCCTGCGCGTGCTTTCCGTGGTCGGCGGCGTGAACATCAATCATCACATCCGTTCTCTGGCACGTCCCGTCGACCTTTTGGTTGCCACGCCGGGCCGTGCACAGGACCTCATCAACCAGGGCAAGCTCTCCTTGGAGGACGTCTCCATCACAGCGCTCGATGAGGCTGACCACATGGCGGACATGGGCTTCCTGCCGCAGGTGCGCAAGCTTTTAAAGCTCACGCCTGCCGACGGCCAGCGCTTGCTGTTTTCTGCCACGCTGGACGGAGACGTGGACAAGCTGGTGCGCCAGTTCATGCACTCCCCAGTAACACACTCCACTGCGCCTGTTGAGGCTGCCGTGGACACGATGGAACACCACCTGGTATTCGTGGGCGACCGCGACGCGCGAAACGACGTCGTCGTGCGAATCGCCGCACGTGAGGGCAAGACGATCATGTTCATGCGCACCAAGCATGGCGTCGACCGCCAAGCCAAGAAGCTGCGCCGTGTGGGCATCAATGCATTTCCACTGCACGGCGATAAGGGCCAGGGTGCACGCACCAAGGCGATTGAGGGCTTCGCCGACGGATCCGTGCCGGTGCTCGTGGCTACCGATATCGCTGCCCGAGGCATCGACATCGCGAACGTTTCCCTTGTCGTCCACGTTGACCCACCAGCTGAGCACAAGGCTTATCTGCACCGTGCTGGCCGTACCGCGCGCGGCGGCGAATCAGGTGCCGTGGTGACACTAGTTATGGACCAACAGCGTGAGGAAGTTGCCAAGCTCATCAAGAAGGCCGGCGTTGCGGCAGCAGAACTCGATCTCAGCGATCGCCCCACCCCCGCCGGTGCCCCAGAGCTAGCCAAGATCACCGGCGCGCGTAAGCCAAGCGGTAGCCCCCTTCCTCCACCGAATCAGAATGCATCTTCCCAGCAAGGCGGGAAGAAAAAGCCGGTTGGATCCCGGAAAGGCTCGCAGGGTAAGCCTAATCAGCCGAAGAAGGGCTCGGGCCGCAACTCTACAGACCGCAGAGCCTCGAGCAACGGCAAGGGCTACCGCTCCCGCAACGGAAAGCCAGGTGGCTCTCGCCGCCGAGGTGGTGGTCAGCGCTAA
- the gndA gene encoding NADP-dependent phosphogluconate dehydrogenase has translation MTEKTELAHIGVVGLAVMGSNLARNFAHNGNTVAVYNRSPEKTHKLIEEHGSEGNFIPSETIEDFVASLERPRKAIIMVQAGKATDAVIDQLAEAMDEGDIIIDGGNALYTDTMRREKEVAAKGKHFVGAGISGGEEGALNGPSIMPGGPAESWETLGPILESIAAEVDGTPCVTHIGPDGAGHFVKMVHNGIEYADMQVIGEAYQLLRYGAGLEPAEIAEVFKEWNSGDLDSYLIEITAEVLAQNDPETGKPLVDVILDAAGQKGTGRWTAINGLELGVPVTAIAEAVFARALSSSATQRAAAQDGELPAGLIPSDVDKQAFIEDVRRALYASKLIAYSQGFDEIKAGSEQFGWDVDPRDLATIWRGGCIIRAKFLDRIREAYDTNPQLPALILDPYFKGELAELIAPWRRVVVAATQMGLPVPVFASSLSYYDSLRAERLPAALIQGQRDFFGAHTFKRVDKEGTFHIEWSGDRSLTEM, from the coding sequence ATGACTGAAAAGACTGAACTCGCCCACATCGGCGTTGTCGGCTTGGCTGTTATGGGCTCCAACTTGGCCCGCAACTTTGCCCACAACGGCAACACCGTAGCCGTCTACAACCGCAGCCCGGAAAAGACCCACAAGCTCATCGAAGAGCACGGTTCTGAAGGCAACTTTATCCCTTCCGAGACCATCGAGGACTTCGTCGCTTCTCTCGAGCGCCCACGCAAGGCCATCATCATGGTTCAGGCGGGCAAGGCTACCGATGCAGTCATCGACCAGCTGGCAGAAGCCATGGATGAAGGCGACATCATCATTGACGGCGGCAACGCCCTCTACACGGACACAATGCGCCGTGAGAAGGAAGTAGCTGCCAAGGGCAAGCACTTCGTCGGCGCGGGCATCTCCGGCGGCGAAGAGGGCGCTCTCAACGGTCCTTCCATTATGCCGGGTGGTCCGGCTGAATCTTGGGAGACTCTGGGCCCAATTCTCGAGTCCATCGCCGCTGAAGTCGACGGCACCCCGTGCGTTACCCACATCGGCCCGGATGGTGCTGGCCACTTCGTCAAGATGGTCCACAACGGCATCGAGTACGCCGACATGCAAGTCATCGGCGAGGCATACCAGCTGCTGCGCTACGGCGCGGGCTTGGAGCCGGCAGAAATCGCTGAGGTATTCAAGGAATGGAACTCCGGCGACCTCGATTCCTACCTGATTGAGATCACCGCTGAGGTACTCGCACAGAACGATCCAGAAACGGGCAAGCCGCTTGTCGACGTCATCCTGGACGCCGCCGGCCAAAAGGGCACTGGCCGCTGGACCGCCATCAACGGCCTAGAGCTCGGCGTACCAGTCACCGCCATCGCAGAGGCAGTCTTCGCCCGCGCACTGTCTTCTTCTGCTACTCAGCGCGCAGCTGCGCAAGACGGTGAGCTGCCAGCAGGCCTCATCCCCTCGGATGTCGACAAGCAGGCGTTCATCGAGGACGTACGCCGTGCCCTTTACGCCTCCAAGCTCATCGCGTACTCGCAGGGCTTCGATGAGATCAAGGCTGGCTCCGAGCAGTTCGGTTGGGACGTTGACCCACGCGATCTTGCCACCATCTGGCGCGGCGGCTGCATCATCCGCGCGAAGTTCCTGGATCGCATCCGCGAGGCTTATGACACCAACCCGCAGCTGCCTGCTCTCATCCTCGACCCATACTTCAAGGGCGAGCTCGCCGAACTCATCGCTCCGTGGCGTCGCGTTGTCGTTGCCGCAACCCAGATGGGTCTGCCGGTGCCGGTATTCGCCTCTTCCCTGTCCTACTACGACAGCCTACGCGCTGAGCGTCTGCCGGCTGCGCTGATTCAGGGTCAGCGTGACTTCTTCGGTGCGCACACCTTCAAGCGCGTGGACAAGGAAGGCACCTTCCACATCGAGTGGTCCGGCGACCGCAGCCTGACTGAGATGTAA
- a CDS encoding PaaI family thioesterase: MSQENPDKFELMAKMVATVQERPLSAEELAIFNAHNHGFGELLGLDFTFVSKDEVRAQLEVKPEHHQPWGVANGGLYCSIAESVGSIASFVAAAAPVVGINNNTDFIRSVSDGILEAVATPVQLGRRTHIWCIEMRQAGKLIARTNLRTMVNP, from the coding sequence ATGAGCCAAGAAAACCCAGACAAGTTTGAACTCATGGCGAAAATGGTCGCCACCGTCCAAGAACGCCCGCTTTCCGCCGAGGAACTCGCGATTTTCAACGCCCACAACCACGGCTTTGGCGAGCTGCTCGGCCTGGATTTTACTTTTGTCTCGAAGGACGAAGTACGTGCCCAGCTTGAGGTCAAGCCTGAGCACCACCAGCCGTGGGGCGTTGCCAACGGCGGCCTTTATTGCTCCATCGCGGAATCCGTGGGCTCCATTGCATCCTTCGTTGCAGCGGCTGCACCGGTCGTTGGAATCAACAACAATACTGACTTCATCCGCTCAGTGTCTGACGGAATTCTGGAAGCAGTGGCAACACCAGTACAGCTGGGTCGGCGCACTCACATCTGGTGCATTGAGATGCGCCAAGCCGGCAAACTCATTGCGCGCACGAACCTGCGCACGATGGTCAACCCATAG
- the corA gene encoding magnesium/cobalt transporter CorA: protein MPSVPSPFRPRKRNDPPSSSRTFSVPAERAIEHCRVFVDGEALPGEFTPHSALRTVEEYGRGFVWVGLHEPYESQMTKVASEFGIHELIVEDAVQAHQRPKLERYDDQLFVVARSVNYRDHDEVADKRQIISTGEVQMILGNNFIITVRHSAKLPNLAYTVQDEQDLVELGPVAMAWKILDMLVDRYSEIVRLIAIEIDEIEEEVFTPQTKFNIDRIYMFKREILEMKHAIDPLSVALKAMTNDHKDLISKQIRSYLRDVNDHELVVKDQVAGFDERLTSLIDASVAKVTMQQNSDMRTISAVVGMWAAPTLVAGIYGMNFDVMPELHWGGGYFMALGVMVLVVAVMWWWFRRNHWL, encoded by the coding sequence ATGCCGTCTGTCCCGTCGCCCTTTAGGCCACGCAAGAGAAACGATCCTCCTAGTTCCTCCCGCACCTTCTCCGTTCCAGCTGAGCGCGCGATAGAACACTGCCGTGTCTTCGTCGACGGCGAGGCACTACCGGGCGAGTTCACCCCTCACTCCGCACTCCGGACCGTCGAGGAATATGGCCGCGGATTCGTTTGGGTGGGTCTGCATGAGCCTTATGAATCCCAGATGACGAAGGTCGCTTCCGAGTTCGGTATTCACGAGCTGATTGTGGAAGACGCCGTTCAGGCGCACCAGCGTCCCAAGCTGGAGCGCTATGATGACCAGCTCTTCGTCGTCGCACGCTCGGTTAACTACCGCGACCATGATGAGGTTGCCGATAAGCGCCAGATCATCTCCACTGGTGAGGTCCAGATGATTTTGGGCAACAACTTCATCATTACGGTGCGCCACTCGGCTAAGCTGCCCAATCTCGCCTACACCGTGCAGGACGAGCAGGACTTGGTTGAGCTCGGCCCGGTAGCCATGGCCTGGAAGATTCTGGATATGCTGGTGGACCGCTACTCCGAGATCGTTCGCCTCATCGCAATAGAGATCGATGAGATCGAGGAAGAGGTCTTTACCCCACAGACCAAGTTCAACATCGACAGGATCTACATGTTTAAGCGTGAGATCTTGGAGATGAAGCACGCCATTGACCCGCTTTCGGTAGCGCTAAAGGCCATGACCAATGATCACAAGGATCTCATCTCCAAGCAGATCCGTTCCTACCTGCGCGACGTCAACGACCACGAGCTTGTGGTCAAGGACCAGGTTGCGGGCTTCGACGAGCGCTTAACCTCGCTTATCGACGCCTCCGTTGCCAAGGTGACCATGCAGCAAAACAGCGACATGCGCACCATCTCCGCGGTGGTCGGCATGTGGGCTGCCCCTACCCTGGTCGCCGGCATCTACGGCATGAACTTCGATGTCATGCCGGAACTGCACTGGGGCGGCGGCTACTTCATGGCGCTAGGCGTCATGGTGCTCGTGGTCGCGGTCATGTGGTGGTGGTTCCGACGCAACCACTGGCTCTAG
- a CDS encoding class I SAM-dependent DNA methyltransferase produces the protein MPTWKEVTAANPAHSENFARKWKMLAAQGKDIHGEARLADAMVERGSRILDAGCGTGRLGGELVSRGHTVVGVDVDPILISHAEHDFPDGQWVVGDLSEDEIPEGDFDLAVSAGNVMTFLAVDGREAALRNIYNSLHSDGRFVVGFGEGRGWAFDDFLTLAKEVGFRVDFLFSSWDMKVFKESSTFLVAVLTRPGADLL, from the coding sequence ATGCCTACCTGGAAAGAAGTAACCGCAGCTAACCCCGCGCACTCGGAGAATTTCGCACGCAAATGGAAGATGCTTGCTGCGCAGGGCAAAGACATCCACGGTGAAGCACGGCTTGCCGACGCCATGGTGGAACGCGGCTCTCGCATCCTCGACGCCGGCTGTGGCACGGGCCGCCTAGGCGGCGAGTTGGTGAGCCGCGGCCACACGGTGGTGGGCGTCGACGTGGACCCGATCCTGATTTCGCATGCCGAGCATGACTTTCCGGATGGCCAGTGGGTAGTCGGCGACTTGTCTGAAGACGAGATTCCCGAAGGCGACTTCGACCTAGCGGTATCTGCAGGTAACGTCATGACCTTCCTGGCAGTAGATGGCCGTGAGGCAGCCCTGCGCAATATCTACAACTCGCTGCATTCCGACGGCCGTTTTGTCGTCGGTTTTGGTGAGGGCCGCGGCTGGGCATTCGATGACTTCCTGACCTTAGCTAAGGAGGTGGGCTTCCGCGTTGATTTCCTTTTCTCCTCGTGGGATATGAAGGTCTTCAAGGAAAGCTCCACCTTCCTGGTGGCGGTTCTCACGCGCCCGGGCGCTGACCTTCTCTAA
- the thiD gene encoding bifunctional hydroxymethylpyrimidine kinase/phosphomethylpyrimidine kinase, with the protein MENSHPRGSLPRVLTIAGTDPTGGAGVQADLKAFMAAGAYGMSVVTALVAQNTQGVRSVHTPPLEFLQAQLDAVLDDVTVDAVKIGMLGNADITASVEKFLDQLAPSTPVVLDPVMVATSGDRLLDEQAEAAVRQLCSKATVITPNLKELAVLTDTPQAQTFEEATVIAQRWAADTGTAVIVKGGHLPSGDAGNAAVSADGVLVQVSSPRVETKNTHGTGCSLSSALAARLGAGEDLAEALEWSTTWLHEAIANADALNVGKGHGPVDHGHMLRRLAGLS; encoded by the coding sequence GTGGAGAATTCTCATCCACGGGGTAGTTTGCCGCGCGTATTGACCATTGCGGGCACCGATCCGACAGGCGGCGCCGGCGTCCAAGCGGACTTGAAGGCGTTTATGGCTGCGGGTGCTTATGGCATGTCCGTGGTAACGGCGCTGGTGGCGCAAAATACGCAGGGCGTGCGCTCGGTGCACACGCCGCCGCTGGAGTTCCTACAGGCCCAGTTGGACGCAGTGCTTGACGACGTCACGGTTGACGCCGTCAAGATCGGCATGCTCGGCAATGCAGATATCACCGCCTCCGTGGAAAAGTTTCTAGACCAGCTAGCACCTTCCACGCCGGTTGTTCTCGACCCAGTCATGGTCGCAACGAGTGGCGATCGCCTCTTGGACGAGCAAGCTGAGGCCGCAGTGCGGCAGCTGTGCAGCAAGGCCACCGTGATTACGCCGAACTTGAAGGAGCTCGCGGTGCTCACAGATACTCCGCAGGCCCAGACCTTCGAGGAGGCTACGGTCATCGCCCAGCGCTGGGCTGCTGATACCGGCACTGCCGTCATCGTCAAAGGCGGCCACCTGCCATCCGGCGATGCAGGAAACGCTGCTGTAAGCGCGGACGGCGTCTTAGTGCAGGTATCGAGCCCGCGCGTAGAGACCAAGAACACCCACGGCACCGGCTGCTCACTGTCTTCGGCACTGGCAGCACGATTGGGCGCCGGCGAAGATCTAGCAGAGGCTCTGGAATGGTCCACCACCTGGCTGCACGAGGCGATTGCCAATGCGGATGCCCTAAACGTAGGAAAAGGCCACGGCCCGGTGGACCATGGCCATATGCTGCGACGCCTCGCAGGGCTTTCATAG
- a CDS encoding CAP domain-containing protein, whose translation MPTSLLNMVPQILAGLLTLILTLVGIFTGGSVGSSSNAPQPGNPSVTSPSNGNFNVAADQTRVFNELNKYRAKYGLEAVQRSSTMDQRAQEWANYLAETGQFYHDPKFNERENIAIIMTNDVSEAVWNSWHNSSGHRANMRADDAKHAGHGVAIMKSGKFKGQKVIVQKISDVAVPNTRA comes from the coding sequence ATGCCTACTTCCTTGCTCAACATGGTCCCGCAGATTCTGGCCGGCCTTCTCACTCTCATCCTGACTCTCGTCGGTATTTTCACCGGCGGTTCAGTGGGCTCTAGCTCCAATGCACCGCAGCCGGGCAATCCCTCGGTTACGAGCCCTAGCAACGGAAACTTCAACGTGGCTGCAGATCAAACCCGCGTCTTCAACGAGCTCAACAAGTACCGCGCAAAGTATGGTTTGGAGGCGGTACAGCGCTCCAGCACGATGGATCAGCGCGCTCAGGAGTGGGCAAACTATCTTGCTGAGACCGGCCAGTTCTACCACGACCCTAAGTTCAATGAACGCGAAAACATTGCGATCATCATGACCAATGATGTGTCCGAAGCCGTCTGGAACAGCTGGCACAATTCCAGCGGCCACCGCGCCAACATGCGCGCTGACGATGCCAAGCACGCAGGCCATGGCGTAGCTATCATGAAGAGCGGCAAATTCAAGGGCCAGAAAGTCATTGTTCAAAAAATCTCTGACGTTGCAGTACCGAATACTAGGGCATAG
- a CDS encoding NAD(P)/FAD-dependent oxidoreductase → MAETPYRPAGGRHHVVVIGAGFGGLNAVQQLKYADVEITLIDKKNHHLFQPMLYQVATGMISAGEIAPSTRQLLRNQANAHFVNGEVTDINLEGQTVTAELEGFQRTFAYDSLVVAAGAGQSYFGNDHFAEFAPGMKTLDDALELRSRIVSAFEKAEFVDDPAERERLLTFVIVGAGPTGVELTGQIAELANRTLRDQYSNYGTTSAKIYLLDGAPQVLPPFGKRLGRKAQRTLERLGVDVRLNAMVTDVTEDAVTYKNMKNDEVVTIEGATKIWSAGVAASPLGKMVADQAGVEADRAGRVSVNDDLTVGQHSNVYMVGDMISLNRLPGVAQVAIQGGAHVAKLIKAKVDEESTANEREAFEYFDKGSMAVISRFNAVVKMGKTEFDGFPAWVSWMGLHIMYVLGFRNRTTVAVNWIQNMISRDRGNLEITEQQRIARNFINKNK, encoded by the coding sequence ATGGCTGAAACCCCTTACCGCCCTGCAGGCGGACGCCACCATGTAGTCGTCATCGGCGCCGGCTTCGGCGGCCTCAATGCAGTTCAGCAGCTGAAGTACGCTGACGTTGAGATCACCCTGATTGATAAGAAGAACCATCACCTTTTCCAGCCGATGCTGTACCAGGTAGCCACCGGCATGATTTCCGCCGGCGAGATTGCTCCTTCCACCCGTCAGCTACTGCGCAACCAGGCCAACGCTCACTTCGTCAACGGCGAAGTCACCGACATCAACCTGGAAGGCCAGACCGTTACCGCTGAGCTGGAGGGCTTCCAGCGTACCTTCGCCTACGATTCCCTCGTCGTCGCCGCTGGCGCTGGACAGTCCTACTTCGGCAACGATCACTTCGCTGAGTTCGCTCCGGGTATGAAGACCCTGGATGACGCACTGGAGCTGCGTTCCCGAATCGTCTCCGCCTTCGAAAAGGCCGAGTTCGTTGACGACCCAGCTGAGCGCGAGCGTCTCCTGACCTTCGTCATCGTCGGCGCCGGCCCAACTGGTGTTGAGTTGACCGGCCAGATCGCCGAGCTGGCTAACCGCACTCTGCGTGACCAGTACTCCAACTACGGCACCACCAGCGCCAAGATCTACCTGCTTGATGGCGCACCGCAGGTTCTTCCGCCATTCGGCAAGCGCCTGGGCCGCAAGGCGCAGCGCACCCTGGAGCGTCTTGGCGTCGATGTGCGTCTGAATGCCATGGTCACTGACGTCACCGAGGACGCCGTCACTTACAAGAACATGAAGAACGACGAAGTCGTCACCATTGAGGGCGCAACCAAGATTTGGTCCGCCGGTGTGGCCGCTTCCCCACTGGGCAAGATGGTTGCTGACCAGGCAGGCGTCGAAGCAGACCGCGCTGGCCGTGTCTCCGTTAATGATGATCTGACCGTGGGCCAGCACTCCAACGTCTACATGGTCGGCGACATGATCTCCCTGAACCGCCTGCCTGGCGTGGCACAGGTTGCGATCCAGGGTGGCGCACACGTGGCCAAGCTCATCAAGGCAAAGGTCGACGAGGAGTCCACCGCCAACGAGCGCGAGGCATTCGAGTACTTCGACAAGGGCTCCATGGCCGTCATCTCCCGCTTCAACGCGGTTGTGAAGATGGGCAAGACCGAGTTCGATGGCTTCCCGGCTTGGGTTTCCTGGATGGGACTGCACATCATGTACGTCCTTGGCTTCCGCAACCGCACCACCGTCGCGGTGAACTGGATCCAGAACATGATCTCCCGCGACCGCGGCAACCTCGAAATCACCGAGCAGCAGCGCATCGCTCGCAACTTCATCAACAAGAACAAGTAG
- a CDS encoding class I SAM-dependent methyltransferase encodes MGDFPHLATIDANQWPSVATLPAVSFARFKARRAEAEFAKACDLAELDLDPESKAEGGPDLSVLHDALFIRIAATGWLGFAESYLAGEWTTADSDKLVKVLRGLLRANYRPKARELDVEHSTPGELPVELVRLYAGDGYTHSGGIFASGVPTTVREAVPSFSPQAGRKEPKEHFVDVTHVSEPTAVDRTDLKDGQERAAQWLLDATRTGAGTHLLVYPAAGMNVAVEAVNRRATVDVLTADAEQVEDFNETLVLEGAADSVQVQQIDDTVPHPKQWRGRYDAIISVEKLELLTPAERKRFVGILDRSLIPEGRVALASTFATETMTPAARSALQVLRAYVWPGLDYPTLEETHKLFDRNSNLRIVAQTHVGGHYVESLREQRSYFDGHLREAAAAGFDPVFRRLWTFQFALRQALLELGQVDAVQLTATHRHRGGRR; translated from the coding sequence ATGGGTGATTTTCCACATCTAGCCACCATCGATGCCAATCAGTGGCCGAGCGTAGCGACGCTTCCGGCGGTGAGCTTTGCACGTTTTAAAGCCCGGCGTGCGGAGGCGGAATTCGCCAAGGCCTGTGATCTCGCGGAGTTGGATCTGGATCCTGAATCTAAGGCAGAGGGCGGACCAGACCTTTCCGTGTTGCACGACGCCCTCTTCATTCGCATCGCAGCCACCGGCTGGCTTGGCTTTGCGGAATCTTATCTGGCGGGCGAGTGGACCACCGCTGACTCTGACAAGCTGGTCAAGGTATTGCGTGGACTGCTGCGTGCGAATTATCGCCCGAAGGCGCGCGAGCTCGACGTCGAGCATTCCACCCCGGGTGAGTTACCCGTGGAATTGGTGCGTCTTTATGCCGGTGATGGCTATACCCATTCGGGCGGCATCTTTGCCAGCGGCGTTCCCACGACAGTCCGAGAGGCGGTGCCTAGCTTTAGTCCACAGGCTGGCCGCAAGGAACCTAAGGAGCACTTCGTTGACGTCACGCACGTTAGTGAGCCGACTGCGGTGGACCGTACCGATCTAAAGGATGGCCAAGAGCGTGCTGCGCAGTGGCTTCTCGACGCCACGCGCACCGGCGCCGGCACTCATCTGCTGGTTTATCCCGCAGCCGGAATGAATGTGGCTGTCGAAGCAGTCAACAGGCGGGCGACGGTGGATGTGCTGACTGCCGACGCCGAGCAAGTCGAGGACTTCAACGAAACCCTAGTGCTCGAGGGCGCAGCAGATTCGGTACAGGTTCAGCAGATCGATGACACCGTGCCGCATCCGAAACAATGGCGTGGTCGCTACGACGCGATCATCAGCGTGGAAAAGCTAGAGCTGCTTACGCCTGCAGAGCGCAAGCGCTTCGTGGGGATTCTGGATCGCTCTCTGATCCCAGAGGGCAGGGTCGCGCTCGCCTCGACTTTTGCTACCGAGACGATGACCCCGGCTGCCCGCTCGGCGTTACAGGTACTGCGCGCCTATGTCTGGCCCGGTCTGGATTACCCAACGCTCGAGGAAACGCACAAGCTTTTCGACCGCAACTCGAATCTGCGCATCGTCGCGCAGACGCACGTGGGCGGTCACTACGTGGAATCGCTACGCGAGCAGCGCAGCTATTTCGATGGTCATCTACGCGAAGCCGCGGCGGCAGGTTTCGATCCTGTGTTCCGCCGCCTGTGGACTTTCCAGTTTGCGTTGCGCCAGGCTTTGCTGGAGCTTGGCCAGGTGGATGCCGTGCAGCTCACGGCCACCCACCGCCACCGTGGTGGCCGCCGTTAA
- a CDS encoding (Fe-S)-binding protein: MRDLWQWSDEGALPIIVDAASCTHGLLDNVPEELSDAELKLWNQLRIMDVVEWLRDEVAPHLPIVHSMGRIAVHPTCSTHHMGISDDLVALAGLCGEAKVPEGAMCCGSAGDRVMLHPELVESATREERASLEAEDFDAFVSDNRTCEMGLEMISGKAYDSIAVLLERASRPVVTP; this comes from the coding sequence GTGCGCGATCTCTGGCAGTGGTCCGACGAGGGCGCACTGCCGATCATTGTCGACGCCGCCAGCTGCACTCATGGCTTGCTCGACAACGTGCCAGAAGAGCTTTCCGACGCCGAGCTAAAACTGTGGAATCAGCTGCGCATCATGGATGTTGTGGAATGGCTGCGCGATGAAGTGGCCCCTCACCTGCCGATCGTGCACTCTATGGGCAGGATCGCAGTACATCCGACGTGTTCTACCCACCACATGGGTATCAGCGATGACCTCGTTGCCTTGGCCGGACTCTGCGGCGAAGCCAAGGTGCCAGAGGGCGCCATGTGTTGCGGCTCCGCTGGTGACCGCGTCATGCTGCACCCGGAGCTGGTGGAATCTGCCACCCGTGAGGAGCGAGCCAGCCTGGAGGCGGAAGACTTCGATGCCTTCGTCTCCGACAACCGCACCTGTGAGATGGGCCTGGAGATGATCTCCGGCAAGGCCTACGACTCAATCGCGGTACTGCTCGAGCGGGCTTCGCGCCCAGTGGTCACGCCTTAA